CGGCACTTCCGTTTTTTGACCGCAGGCCGAGCATACAGCCGAATACATCTGGCGGTCTTCCCGGCTGTAGCCGGACCCAGAAGCCCTGTTCATGCTTTTTTTCGCAGCCCTGCACTGCGGGCAGCGGCCGGGATTGTTGGTAAATCCCTTTCCGGCGTAAAATTCCTGTTCCGCCGCGGTGAAAACAAATTCCTGGCCGCAGTCCTTGCAAGTCAACGTTTGGTCTTTAAACATAAAAACACCTCCTCGATTGTCTTACGT
This is a stretch of genomic DNA from Peptococcaceae bacterium. It encodes these proteins:
- a CDS encoding zinc-ribbon domain containing protein, with amino-acid sequence MFKDQTLTCKDCGQEFVFTAAEQEFYAGKGFTNNPGRCPQCRAAKKSMNRASGSGYSREDRQMYSAVCSACGQKTEVPFKPNGEKPVYCSDCFRIRSRRNW